The Rhodopseudomonas palustris genome window below encodes:
- the otsB gene encoding trehalose-phosphatase has translation MTSNLADDAPRPTTNSVPVPSALVPHLDQCALLLDIDGTLLDLAPTPREVWVPPELEQTLRALHERTSGALALVSGRSINDIDLIFAPLKLPAVGGHGAEMRLLSGAERVATNVPPLDPELKSRLAAIARISPGILLEDKGYSLALHYRLAPHTEKAIYESVAAIRAENPHAPLEVLPGKAVCEIKHAGVTKATGVLELMTHEPFKGRRPVFLGDDVTDETVFAIMPELRGLAFSVGRHSDIVAGHFDEPRDVRAWLARLLDPQFVTT, from the coding sequence ATGACTTCGAATCTCGCCGACGACGCCCCGCGGCCGACCACCAATTCCGTACCGGTGCCGAGCGCGCTGGTGCCGCATCTCGACCAATGCGCGCTGCTGCTCGATATCGACGGCACGCTGCTCGACCTCGCGCCGACGCCGCGCGAAGTCTGGGTGCCGCCGGAACTCGAGCAGACGCTGCGCGCCCTGCACGAGCGCACCTCCGGCGCGCTGGCGCTGGTCAGCGGCCGCTCGATCAACGATATCGATCTGATCTTCGCGCCGTTGAAACTGCCCGCGGTCGGCGGCCACGGCGCGGAGATGCGGCTGTTGTCCGGCGCCGAACGGGTCGCGACCAATGTGCCGCCGCTGGATCCCGAGTTGAAGAGCCGGCTCGCCGCGATCGCGCGGATCAGCCCCGGCATTCTGCTCGAGGACAAGGGCTATTCGCTCGCGCTGCACTACCGGCTGGCGCCGCACACCGAGAAGGCGATCTATGAATCCGTCGCTGCGATCCGCGCCGAGAATCCGCACGCGCCGCTCGAAGTGCTGCCCGGCAAGGCGGTGTGCGAGATCAAGCATGCCGGCGTCACCAAGGCGACCGGCGTGCTCGAACTGATGACTCACGAACCGTTCAAAGGTCGCCGGCCGGTGTTTCTCGGCGACGACGTCACCGACGAAACGGTATTTGCGATCATGCCGGAACTGCGCGGTCTCGCATTTTCGGTGGGACGCCACAGCGATATCGTGGCCGGACATTTCGACGAGCCGCGCGACGTGCGGGCCTGGCTCGCGCGGCTGCTCGATCCACAGTTTGTCACAACTTAG